A single genomic interval of Drosophila willistoni isolate 14030-0811.24 unplaced genomic scaffold, UCI_dwil_1.1 Seg381, whole genome shotgun sequence harbors:
- the LOC124461382 gene encoding histone H3, which yields MARTKQTARKSTGGKAPRKQLATKAARKSAPATGGVKKPHRYRPGTVALREIRRYQKSTELLIRKLPFQRLVREIAQDFKTDLRFQSSAVMALQEASEAYLVGLFEDTNLCAIHAKRVTIMPKDIQLARRIRGERA from the coding sequence ATGGCTCGTACTAAGCAAACTGCTCGAAAATCGACTGGTGGCAAGGCGCCAAGGAAGCAGCTGGCTACTAAAGCAGCACGTAAGAGTGCTCCAGCAACCGGTGGTGTAAAGAAACCACATCGTTACCGTCCCGGTACTGTTGCCCTCCGTGAAATCCGTCGTTACCAGAAGAGCACAGAACTGCTCATTCGCAAATTGCCATTCCAGCGTTTAGTGCGTGAAATCGCTCAGGACTTTAAAACCGACTTGCGTTTCCAGAGTTCTGCAGTTATGGCTTTACAAGAAGCTAGCGAAGCCTATTTGGTTGGCCTATTTGAAGATACTAACTTGTGTGCAATCCATGCCAAACGAGTGACCATAATGCCTAAGGATATTCAACTAGCCAGACGTATTCGAGGCGAGCGTGCTTAA
- the LOC124461365 gene encoding histone H1-like, with amino-acid sequence MSDSVAATSASPVAGPTAPATASVDKKVAAKKTSAASSTKAKKSTAPPSHPPTQQMVDASIKNLKERGGSSLLAIKKYISATYKCDAQKLAPFIKRYLKSAVGNGKLIQTKGKGASGSFKLSAAAKKEPKPKVASVEKKSKPKKVTQSAAAKKKAIGSKKITGAGSVDKKPKAKKAVATKKTAEKKKSEKVKVKDAKKTGTVKSKPVASKSKSSSTKPKAKTVAVSSAKPKKATKKAAAAATVKKPKAKTTASKK; translated from the coding sequence ATGTCTGATTcagtagcagcaacatcagcatctCCTGTGGCTGGCCCAACAGCACCAGCAACGGCATCAGTTGATAAGAAGGTGGCTGCCAAAAAAACATCGGCAGCGTCGTCAACAAAGGCCAAAAAATCAACTGCTCCACCATCGCATCCACCAACTCAACAAATGGTAGACGCTtcgattaaaaacttaaaggAACGTGGTGGCTCCTCACTACtggcaatcaaaaaatatattagtGCCACATACAAGTGCGATGCCCAGAAACTTGCACCATTTATCAAGAGGTACTTAAAGTCAGCTGTCGGAAATGGTAAACTGatccaaacaaaaggaaagGGTGCCTCTGGTTCATTTAAACTGTCTGCTGCCGCTAAAAAGGAACCGAAGCCAAAGGTTGCCTCTgtagaaaagaaaagcaaaccgAAAAAGGTAACTCAATCAGCAGCAGCTAAAAAGAAAGCAATCGGtagcaaaaaaataactgGTGCTGGCTCTGTTGATAAGAAACCAAAGGCCAAAAAGGCAGTCGCAACCAAAAAGACAGccgagaaaaagaaaagtgaaaaggtAAAGGTAAAGGATGCTAAGAAAACAGGAACTGTAAAATCCAAACCTGTCGCATCGAAATCTAAGTCGAGTTCAACTAAGCCAAAAGCTAAAACAGTTGCCGTATCATCGGCTAAACCAAAAAAGGCAACCAAaaaggcagctgctgctgctaccgTCAAGAAGCCAAAAGCCAAGACAACTGCTAGCAAGAAGTAA
- the LOC124461370 gene encoding histone H2B, translating to MPPKTSGKAAKKAGKAQKNITKNDKKKKRKRKESYAIYIYKVLKQVHPDTGISSKAMSIMNSFVNDIFERIAAEASRLAHYNKRSTITSREIQTAVRLLLPGELAKHAVSEGTKAVTKYTSSK from the coding sequence ATGCCGCCAAAAACTAGTGGAAAAGCAGCCAAGAAGGCTGGCAAGGCTCAAAAGAACATCACCAAGAatgacaaaaagaagaagcgcAAGCGTAAGGAGAGCTATGCTATTTACATTTACAAAGTGTTAAAGCAAGTCCACCCAGACACTGGTATTTCTTCAAAAGCAATGAGCATAATGAATAGCTTTGTAAACGATATTTTTGAACGTATTGCTGCTGAGGCCTCCCGCTTGGCCCACTACAATAAGAGGTCGACCATCACCAGTCGCGAAATCCAAACGGCTGTTCGTTTGCTTTTGCCGGGTGAGCTTGCTAAGCACGCTGTTAGTGAGGGAACAAAAGCTGTCACCAAGTATACCagctcaaaataa
- the LOC124461369 gene encoding histone H2A translates to MSGRGKGGKVKGKAKSRSNRAGLQFPVGRIHRLLRKGNYAERVGAGAPVYLAAVMEYLAAEVLELAGNAARDNKKTRIIPRHLQLAIRNDEELNKLLSGVTIAQGGVLPNIQAVLLPKKTEKKA, encoded by the coding sequence atGTCTGGTCGTGGTAAAGGTGGCAAAGTGAAGGGAAAGGCAAAGTCTCGCTCGAACCGAGCTGGGCTCCAGTTTCCTGTTGGCCGTATTCACCGTTTACTCCGTAAAGGAAATTATGCCGAGCGTGTTGGTGCTGGCGCTCCAGTATATTTGGCTGCTGTTATGGAATATTTGGCGGCTGAAGTTCTTGAGTTGGCTGGTAATGCTGCACGAGACAACAAAAAGACCAGAATTATACCTCGTCATCTACAATTGGCCATTCGCAACGATGAGGaattaaacaaattgcttTCTGGCGTAACCATTGCACAGGGTGGTGTGCTACCCAACATTCAGGCTGTACTTCTGCCCAAGAAAACCGAAAAGAAGGCTTAA
- the LOC124461355 gene encoding uncharacterized protein LOC124461355: MTGRGKGGKGLGKGGAKRHRKVLRDNIQGITKPAIRRLARRGGVKRISGLIYEETRGVLKVFLENVIRDAVTYTEHAKRKTVTAMDVVYALKRQGRTLYGFEIKMTGRGKGGKGLGKGGAKRHRKVLRDNIQGITKPAIRRLARRGGVKRISGLIYEETRGVLKVFLENVIRDAVTYTEHAKRKTVTAMDVVYALKRQGRTLYGFGG; encoded by the exons atgactgGTCGTGGCAAAGGTGGAAAAGGATTGGGAAAGGGTGGTGCTAAGCGTCATCGTAAAGTATTGCGTGATAATATTCAAGGTATCACGAAGCCCGCTATCCGCCGTTTGGCTCGTCGTGGCGGTGTGAAGCGAATTTCTGGTCTTATCTATGAGGAAACTCGTGGTGTCCTAAAGGTATTTCTTGAAAATGTAATCCGCGATGCAGTAACCTACACGGAACATGCCAAAAGGAAGACAGTCACTGCGATGGATGTTGTATACGCATTGAAGAGACAGGGCCGCACTCTTTATGGATTCG aaataaaaatgactgGTCGTGGCAAAGGTGGAAAAGGATTGGGAAAGGGTGGTGCTAAGCGTCATCGTAAAGTATTGCGTGATAATATTCAAGGTATCACGAAGCCCGCTATCCGCCGTTTGGCTCGTCGTGGCGGTGTGAAGCGAATTTCTGGTCTTATCTATGAGGAAACTCGTGGTGTCCTAAAGGTATTTCTTGAAAATGTAATCCGCGATGCAGTAACCTACACGGAACATGCCAAAAGGAAGACAGTCACTGCGATGGATGTTGTATACGCATTGAAGAGACAGGGCCGCACTCTTTATGGATTCGGtggttaa
- the LOC124461377 gene encoding histone H2A — protein sequence MSGRGKGGKVKGKAKSRSNRAGLQFPVGRIHRLLRKGNYAERVGAGAPVYLAAVMEYLAAEVLELAGNAARDNKKTRIIPRHLQLAIRNDEELNKLLSGVTIAQGGVLPNIQAVLLPKKTEKKA from the coding sequence atGTCTGGTCGTGGTAAAGGTGGCAAAGTGAAGGGAAAGGCAAAGTCTCGCTCGAACCGAGCTGGGCTCCAGTTTCCTGTTGGCCGTATTCACCGTTTACTCCGTAAAGGAAATTATGCCGAGCGTGTTGGTGCTGGCGCTCCAGTATATTTGGCTGCTGTTATGGAATATTTGGCGGCTGAAGTTCTTGAGTTGGCTGGTAATGCTGCACGAGACAACAAAAAGACCAGAATTATACCTCGTCATCTACAATTGGCCATTCGCAACGATGAGGaattaaacaaattgcttTCTGGCGTAACCATTGCACAGGGTGGTGTGCTACCCAACATTCAGGCTGTACTGCTGCCCAAGAAAACCGAAAAGAAGGCTTAA